The region AAAGAGCAACGATGTATGGAGGATCAAAGAGCAAACTTCAAACGACATTGGCAAACACTAACGTGGTATTTCGCTATTCAGTATCCGAGTAACATAAACTTGATATCTAAAGTATTATTATTTGTTAATTATTGTCGTGGAGTGTCTAGTAGTGATGTGAATTATGATAAAAAAGATTATTTCAAAAACACTGAAATGTGCTATTTAAATTATATCTTTAATAGTGTCTGCAATCAAATGTGTTAAATTAATGCAACATTGCTGGGAGAAGTTTACTCTCTTAGTTTAAACATTAAGAAGTGATGTGAACGTTCTACAATAGAGACTAGATTTACTTTAGCAAATCGTAAaactaattaatttatttaaggACTGTataaggttaattcgggttGAAAATAGGCGCATTTTTTAAGATTTTTAGTAAAGAAACCATTGAACCAAATTTTTTAAAGCGAATGCTATATTACACTgtaacttttcaagaatactGGGTTCTACTTTAGAGACTTTTTTTCAACAACTTCATCTATGGCATAAAATTTAGCAAGGCTTCTTTTCGAAACtaatcaaaccgggttcgtcgcttaagagtcaagtcttttgattcgcaccaaaaacagtgcccatcgtagccgaaTGATAGGTCATCCGAGATTTATAAATCAACacttttttgttagattatatGTTTATCCAGGTTGCCTCGACGAGTATTtgatgattttccaatttttcgagtTTTAGCAGATATTTGAAGTTGGAATAGTGATGGTTTTGCGATATTGtctaaaaaatcaattttacataattgttttacaaaacgtatcaacattttttatgaaaacttgacaGTGCTGCCTGgttaaacttataatcttacAAAAAAGAGCTCATTTATAAAACTCGGATGACCCATcatgcagctacgatgggcactgtttttggtgcgaatcaaaagacttgcttgCTTAAGCGatgaacccggtttgatcattgatcaatccgtaACCATCAAgcgtgatcactttttcatcacTTGAAAATGTTGAAAGTGCACAGATTGTGTgataaaattttcaaaactatcgacccagtagtttttatgctacaaaggacaccgactttgaaaacgttggttttgggaaacgtgaacgtgatgatgtgattttcaaaaatctatatctctgttagtttttcttcgattgatcccaaatttttacacaaaattaaattaaaccccTTTATCCACAACGCATCATCAAATTCAAATATACCACATTTTCTTTCACAAATCTACAAAACCTAAATATGCCCTCTGTTGTTGTCGTGCTAAACTACATCAAACTATTTTCTCCGATTTGTTTGCTCCACATCATAGAAAACATCCTGCAAGTGGTGGATCGTTATGCACCGAAATATAAATCGCCGATTGGGTTGTGGATGGGACCTATACTGTTGGTTGGCATCAAGGATAATCCAGAGTATTTCCAAACCGTACTGAATTCGCCTCACTTGCTGAACAAAATGGACCAGTATAAGTTTTTCACAATCGTGAATGGGTTGTTTGCCGCCCCAGGTACGCTCCAGTTGCTGATGAGTCATAACGAACTATTAATGCTATGTGCATGGTTTTGCCATGCCCCACGTTTTAGATCACGCTTGGAAACAGGAGCGAAAGTTGCTGAATCGATCCTTCAGCCCATCTATGTTGTCGAGTTTCGTGGAGATTTTCAATGCAAAGGATTTCATCATGGTGGACAAGCTGCGGAAATTTGTTGGCAAAGGCGAAGTGGATCTGCATCTTCATATTGCCAAATGCACAATTGACTCCATTTTCGGTTCGTAAAAAAGCGATAAGAGTGTTGTGGATAACTTTGATAGTGTTTTGAAGGTGAATAATGAAGGTTCCATTTAATTTACTCTCTAGGAACCTCGTTCGGAATGGATATGAACACCCAAGGGCACGACGAAGCCGACGAGTATCTGCACAGTTTGGACACGTTCTTCTCACTCGTCTTTAAACGCATGCTCTCGATTGAACGCTACCCACAGTTCCTGTACCGTCTCACAAAGGACTACAAAACGGAGACTAAATGCATCAACACGATTCGCAACATGTCCAATGATCTGATGCGCCAGCTGAAGGAACATTCGAAGTCAGTGAAAACATTGTCCACGGAGGATACATTGGAGAGAAAACCACCGCAAAACTTTGTCGATAATCTGTACGATCTGGCCGAAAGCAATCCGAGTCTCACGGAAGAGCACATCAAAGATCACATCGATACCATGATAGTCGCTGGTCACGATACCACCGCCACTACGATGTCGAACCTGTTGCTCATGCTCGCGATGTACCCGGAGGTGCAGGAAATGGTGTATCAAGAGGTGATGAACACGTGTCCGGATAAAACAAAGCCCGTGTCCATCGAGGATGCCAACAATCTCGTCTACACCGAGATGGTTTGCAAGGAAACGATGCGGCTATTCCCGGTCGGTCCGCTCTTAGGAAGGGAGTGTACGGCAGATGTGAAACTAGACGGTAAGATGAGAAGGATGGAAATCTGGTGCAAACAATCCTCACTTCAAACTGTTTCACCATTATTTTACAGATAAACACACCATTCCGGCCGGTTGTAGTGTTGTGATTGCCATTTATCTGCTGCACCGAGATCCTAACATATGGGGACCGAAGCCGGAGGAGTTCAATCCGGACAATTTCCTTCCCGATAAGGTTGCCTCTCGTCATCCTTATGCTTACCTGCCATTCAGCGGAGGACCACGGAACTGCATTGGCATCCGATATGCCTGGTTATCGATGAAAATTCTCATCGCCCATCTTGTGAGGAACTATCGCTTCAGGACGTCTTTGAAGATGGAGGACTTGGAAGTGAATTTTTCAATAATCTTACGAATAATGAATGGCTGCCTCGTGTCGATTGAGGCAAGATGAGGGGGCTTAATTGGTCGATTCAATTCGTTCAACTCCATCTCTGGCATCTGTCTTTGTACATAAAGTTTCACTATCTATCCGGTGCACCTGCGTACTGTCTCTACGTTCCTATAATTTCCTTAAGCAGCTAAAGAGCTTAACTATCTTATTCTTTTCAGAGGAATGTTTGCCGTGAGTTAAAGGTATTGGGTGTAAGTATTTGGCCCGGTAAATGAGACTAATCAAAGTATTAAGGGGTGCTGTTGCAGCCGGTTTAAAGCATTGCATGTATAATTGTATATGCTTTAAAATTGTCGGATATATTGTTCGAAATTCCCATGCGATCGTGATATttaattgtaattaaaatCTTTGCCAATAAATATTTCCTAAAGTGGTATTTCTGAAAGTATGTCTGCATTAAAAATGCGTCtgtttgcttaattgttgTCAAATTACAGAGAGGCTCGATAACAGATAGGAATAGTTATTGAACTACTGTATGCAAATGCGTCAAGGCATCTGTCTATTTCCTCTCCCCATTGCGTGACCGGTTTTAGCTCAACATTTTACGAATCGCTTTAAATCTCTTTCAATTCAATCTGCTACCATTTGGTGTATAGTGTGTAAAAGGGATTATCATCTTGTGCTAAGTGATAGCCTTTATTTAATCAATTCTGTGCGATGTTTTTCTATTTGGTCCTGCCTCTACACGCCTTTATGTATACCTTAGTGCCgtgttaaatttaaaaaaaaagttgtttcGGGATCATTAAACAATCACATTACAACAAACGTGGCCAATAATTCGCGAGAAGAAAAATTAagattttaaacaaaatggGTAGTAACGAgatgttttctttccattGTATTTGAAGATTACTTTACCTTTGACTACGTTGGGATTCCATTGGTTACCCGTTCGTTGAAACTACTGCTATTAACACTAAGTAGCATTAACATGTTAATATTCGTGCAAAAAATCCCATTCCATTCATGTGTTCCGCATGCATCTGTGTGATTACTTACCGCTGTAATTGAGATAATAATCCAGAGTTAATGGCAATGTAGGTGCATTAAATATACATCAGTGCACGTACATCAAATTCTCGAGAGATTACTTCTAACGTATGGATTATGGAAAAGTGAAATCATTATGAAtccgatgctgttgctgctacgatATTACCTGGTGTAATAACTGATGCTCTGTTGCACAACAGTCTGCTGTAATCATATGTGAATAGAGAATAGTGTTCGTAATTTatatcttttcttcttcctctcgcaGCCCATATTTATCATGGCTCTAGGTTTATGCTTTTattataaaacaaaacattcaacacTATGCCCAATGAGCTGATATGTCatctaaataaaaaaacatcaatCGATGTAAAAGGGAATCATCATCAGATGTGTGTATTAACATATAACGTACTACGTTTCTCTAAAGCAACATAAACTACTTAGCTTCTTATTTTTCTCAGCGTATTTACCATATAGTAGAGTttctttttcataaattaatcaACCGCCCCTCTTCGACCATTGTACCACAATGGGGAACGGTATTACCCATGCAATGTGGCGAAGGATCCGTTCCTACCTACTAATGTATTGCTTTTGAtgcgtgctgctgcattgcCTTCTTCACCACCGTATATTCCGCAGTACTATCATTAACGCTTCTCACTCCACGATTGTTATATCAGTCGTTTGTAATTATGTCGCTGTTCGAACATTGAACAGTGGATTAGCTCGAGTTTGACCCAAGACGGTCCTGCAGAACTGAGCTATCTGTAACATTGTTGTTGACGTGCGGCGAATCATCGGTCTTGCAGTCGTAGTTGTTATTATTTATGCAGGATATCGGTTCGTTGCAGCGGTTGGAAGGTGTGGAGGAACAGCTACCTCCTATACTGTCAGAGATGACACTTTGTTGTTCACCGTGGGGTTTTGAATCCACCTCATTCACACCATTGGCATCATCCGGTAGCGATAGCCGCGGTATTCGATCACTAACCGACTGTACTAGTTGTTGATCGTGTACCTCGCTGAAGATCTCGATCAGGTTGTTGATGCCGATTAGGTAGCCGTCTTCGTGATTGCCCACCTTCCACTTGCTATCATGCGAGATCGTCACCGTCTCGGGCAGGGCAACGGTTTTCGCAAAATCGATCAACCAGACGCTCGCCTTATGACGATCGTGTACGAAAAGCAGTGAGCTTCCGATCACTTCGTGACTCTTGAAAAACTCCGAGTACTCCAGTGTCGCCCGAATCGCCTTCAGTCGTTGTATGTACTTGGGCTGCAAAAATAGTAGAAAGAGATAAGAAATCATTACGGTGATCACAAATCCATCATCAACCAGCGATAGTTGCCTATTTTAACGTACCATTGCGTGTGGAAAATCTTCTGTGAACTCGCGGAACGCTTCACATATTTGTTCGCGTGATTTGGTCGTTTTGAAGTCCTTTGAACTTGTTCCGTCGCTCTTTTTAATTCCCTGTAAAAATGTaaccgaaaagaagaaaagtagAAGAAATTAATACAGTGCTTGGTACTTTAGCGGAATGGACAGGCAGTATGCTGATTTAATGTTTCAACTGATGTAATCGCGTGACCATTATTCTTTTTGAAATCGATTTGTTTCTGGTAGTTGATAAACGTTTTTTCAGAGCAATGTTAAACTCTGCTCACCTCTATTCTAAATCCAAGGGTTGATGTACTGGAAATGGTTTCTCGCCAGACCATGTACCGTGGTTTCGTAACACCCTTCGCTCGGTGTTCGTCTTCGGTGGGAGCATTTTGATCTATTTGTATCATCTTTTCATACATATCCTACCGAAAGAATGTTGAAAACGATCAGCATTTTTGGGCAAACGTTACAGGTTGCACCTCAATCGAGCATTACCTTTCGTAATTTCGGCTTCTCTTTGGCTTTGGATAGTTCTTCCTCCAGGTATGTCCTGACGCCTATCTTGCAATCCATTACGCATGGTTGATAGAAGTCGCTGAGCAGATCCTGCAGCTGTATGTACGTAGCTGTAAATTGTGGAGGTTAAGGAAAATTGCAAAGAAACCACTCAACGCGTCTAGGTATTGTGTTTATAAACGGTTCGAATAGTTGGATAATGAATGATAATCAAATGGGTTTCGATAAAAGAATCGatgatcgaaacgaaatgattttAAGTAAACTAATGGCAGGCACAACACTGTCAATACTAAACATAACATTAGACGCGCAAATAGCATAGCTGAGCGTAAAGAACAAAACATTGAGAAAAGGATACATTCCCCATCTTCGCTGTTCACCTGCCCCTTGTACTCGGGAACGTACGGCCTAAGGACGTCTTTCATCAGAACCTAGAAGCGGAATAAGCGCAGGAGTGCGATAAGtaatcatttgttttgtgccttcgatttttttgggaaaccgGCGACATTTACCTTGAAACACTTTTCCTCCTTGGGACAGAGCTTCTTCAGGACGGTGCCCTGATCGGGACCGGCTTTAAAGTTTCCCTGG is a window of Anopheles aquasalis chromosome 2, idAnoAquaMG_Q_19, whole genome shotgun sequence DNA encoding:
- the LOC126581132 gene encoding cytochrome P450 4c21-like, with translation MLQQWLLYICGGLALAVFVGLRWKRRKFYAAAATMDGPSSLPFLGHIHHIFGKRSGENILQVVDRYAPKYKSPIGLWMGPILLVGIKDNPEYFQTVLNSPHLLNKMDQYKFFTIVNGLFAAPDHAWKQERKLLNRSFSPSMLSSFVEIFNAKDFIMVDKLRKFVGKGEVDLHLHIAKCTIDSIFGTSFGMDMNTQGHDEADEYLHSLDTFFSLVFKRMLSIERYPQFLYRLTKDYKTETKCINTIRNMSNDLMRQLKEHSKSVKTLSTEDTLERKPPQNFVDNLYDLAESNPSLTEEHIKDHIDTMIVAGHDTTATTMSNLLLMLAMYPEVQEMVYQEVMNTCPDKTKPVSIEDANNLVYTEMVCKETMRLFPVGPLLGRECTADVKLDDKHTIPAGCSVVIAIYLLHRDPNIWGPKPEEFNPDNFLPDKVASRHPYAYLPFSGGPRNCIGIRYAWLSMKILIAHLVRNYRFRTSLKMEDLEVNFSIILRIMNGCLVSIEAR
- the LOC126573089 gene encoding uncharacterized protein LOC126573089 isoform X3, translating into MPICTLPTVTIYEDFDKLSAKEVYFTESGDKVTVKLLHFPNLSPEEQEHLKNMSDSGDDGHGPEPGAPVGDTRGAAESGVARGRKKSFARKLSSDARKTAASLGSRRNSKEATELTTLSSSGVSSASTSTSHQQQQQLHQQQQQHHHHHHYHHHHHHHHHQYLQQQQQHHHHHQQQQQQHYSHYHHHHVQQIAARHRAPSMPPVVADSARNFYQHQQLPILHHPAQDGAEISGGSGFGGGGGGGSLRNRGMATHRSPSPRPSTSSLCPGYEQYQMSLLEVPMPRDYGDASSDDLSSEWDSDVPDMRHEPGTKPSGWRKLRNIVQWTPFFQTYKKQRYPWVQLAGHQGNFKAGPDQGTVLKKLCPKEEKCFKVLMKDVLRPYVPEYKGQVNSEDGESTYIQLQDLLSDFYQPCVMDCKIGVRTYLEEELSKAKEKPKLRKDMYEKMIQIDQNAPTEDEHRAKGVTKPRYMVWRETISSTSTLGFRIEGIKKSDGTSSKDFKTTKSREQICEAFREFTEDFPHAMPKYIQRLKAIRATLEYSEFFKSHEVIGSSLLFVHDRHKASVWLIDFAKTVALPETVTISHDSKWKVGNHEDGYLIGINNLIEIFSEVHDQQLVQSVSDRIPRLSLPDDANGVNEVDSKPHGEQQSVISDSIGGSCSSTPSNRCNEPISCINNNNYDCKTDDSPHVNNNVTDSSVLQDRLGSNSS
- the LOC126573089 gene encoding inositol-trisphosphate 3-kinase A-like isoform X4, yielding MSLFSSSNTRPRSLMEALLAKKIEAASQQQTGPGGSRLIRTDSMDSSSSIGSLGSLILGDDVCRCDDCLLGIVDLYTIGPKETASSIKKPSGWRKLRNIVQWTPFFQTYKKQRYPWVQLAGHQGNFKAGPDQGTVLKKLCPKEEKCFKVLMKDVLRPYVPEYKGQVNSEDGESTYIQLQDLLSDFYQPCVMDCKIGVRTYLEEELSKAKEKPKLRKDMYEKMIQIDQNAPTEDEHRAKGVTKPRYMVWRETISSTSTLGFRIEGIKKSDGTSSKDFKTTKSREQICEAFREFTEDFPHAMPKYIQRLKAIRATLEYSEFFKSHEVIGSSLLFVHDRHKASVWLIDFAKTVALPETVTISHDSKWKVGNHEDGYLIGINNLIEIFSEVHDQQLVQSVSDRIPRLSLPDDANGVNEVDSKPHGEQQSVISDSIGGSCSSTPSNRCNEPISCINNNNYDCKTDDSPHVNNNVTDSSVLQDRLGSNSS